In the genome of Leptospira saintgironsiae, one region contains:
- a CDS encoding sensor histidine kinase, which produces MKVFDSKKIVLPVIWVVTTVSLGVWWLFLGLRQNRMATELASRLGSQIDIDFLEKLERQSSMIKMEGTFFLFLLVSGGATLIWLTFREEKRNKLIHDFFSTVTHEMKTPLASLRLQAESLLEEGVDAGKNRLLHRLLKDSDRIESQMNKALYLASLMRSEGLYLEELDLRHWGESLREEWSELDIQTEWKETKVLADRRALESIFRNLLENSVQHGGATKVKILSESVSGDKIKFRFEDNGKGFSGDFKLLGRLFLRHTSTSGTGVGLYIAEKLAKRMDGNFSVRNSESGGFLAELVLPSYSSQRRNGI; this is translated from the coding sequence ATGAAGGTCTTCGATTCTAAAAAGATAGTTTTACCGGTAATCTGGGTTGTGACCACGGTCTCACTCGGTGTTTGGTGGCTTTTTTTGGGATTAAGACAGAATAGAATGGCGACTGAACTTGCTTCTCGCCTCGGATCTCAGATTGATATCGATTTTTTAGAAAAATTGGAAAGACAAAGTTCCATGATCAAGATGGAAGGAACCTTCTTCCTGTTCTTGCTGGTGAGTGGCGGGGCGACCTTAATTTGGCTTACCTTTAGAGAAGAAAAAAGAAACAAACTCATTCACGATTTTTTCTCCACTGTGACTCACGAAATGAAAACACCTTTGGCAAGTCTTAGGCTACAGGCAGAAAGTTTGTTGGAAGAAGGTGTAGATGCAGGCAAAAACAGACTTCTTCATAGATTATTAAAAGACTCAGATAGAATAGAATCTCAGATGAACAAGGCATTATACCTGGCAAGTCTCATGAGATCAGAAGGATTATATTTAGAAGAGTTGGACCTCCGACACTGGGGAGAAAGTCTAAGAGAAGAATGGTCCGAGTTAGACATCCAAACAGAATGGAAAGAAACCAAAGTGTTAGCAGATAGAAGAGCGCTCGAAAGCATTTTCAGAAATCTTTTGGAAAATTCTGTGCAGCATGGAGGAGCCACAAAGGTAAAAATTCTTTCAGAATCTGTTTCCGGAGATAAGATCAAATTCAGATTCGAAGACAACGGAAAAGGTTTTTCAGGCGATTTTAAATTATTAGGAAGATTATTCTTAAGGCATACAAGCACCAGTGGCACTGGAGTTGGATTGTATATCGCTGAAAAGTTGGCTAAAAGAATGGATGGAAACTTCTCCGTTCGAAATTCCGAGTCAGGAGGATTTTTGGCAGAGCTTGTTCTCCCCTCTTATTCTTCTCAAAGGAGAAACGGCATATGA
- a CDS encoding response regulator transcription factor produces the protein MKAKLLLVEDDRSLGETLKERLEKEGYEMVWTVSAQSAKVLAAESKPDLILLDVRLPDGDGFELAEELKSRKDCPPFLFLTAHSGAPERLRGFELGAEEFIPKPFHLKELLIRVKHVLESHKHSIKQAKYSYEGYLLDFYGYCILTPSKEEIHLSKRDCALLNFLVEERGRTVSRDEILDRLWGEEKFPTNRTIDNSIVRLRQAFGDRGEDAIRSVRGVGYQWIGDLKNV, from the coding sequence ATGAAAGCGAAATTATTATTAGTAGAAGATGACCGCTCTTTAGGTGAAACTTTAAAAGAACGTTTGGAAAAAGAAGGATATGAAATGGTTTGGACCGTTTCTGCTCAGTCCGCAAAAGTTTTAGCCGCAGAGTCCAAACCTGATCTTATACTTTTAGATGTTCGTTTGCCAGATGGAGATGGATTTGAACTTGCCGAAGAATTAAAATCCAGAAAAGACTGCCCTCCATTTTTATTTTTAACTGCACATTCCGGAGCGCCAGAACGTTTGAGAGGATTCGAACTAGGCGCAGAAGAATTTATACCCAAGCCATTTCACTTAAAGGAATTGCTGATTAGGGTAAAACACGTATTAGAATCTCATAAACATTCCATAAAACAGGCTAAATATTCTTACGAAGGTTACCTTCTGGATTTTTACGGATATTGTATTCTTACACCATCCAAAGAAGAAATCCATCTTTCCAAAAGAGACTGCGCTCTCTTAAACTTTTTGGTAGAAGAAAGAGGAAGAACAGTTAGTCGAGATGAGATCCTAGATCGCCTTTGGGGAGAGGAAAAATTCCCTACAAATAGAACTATAGATAATTCCATTGTTAGATTACGCCAAGCCTTCGGAGATAGAGGTGAAGATGCGATCCGTTCTGTAAGAGGAGTCGGCTACCAATGGATCGGAGACTTAAAAAATGTCTAA
- a CDS encoding uroporphyrinogen decarboxylase family protein encodes MSNTRFQAALKLEPQATPPIWMMRQAGRYHWHYQNLRKKHSFEELCKVPELAAEVAFGPVDDFDFDTAILFSDILFPLEAFGMGLRFGDEGPKLGWHLSVLEDLNKFYPLEQAVEFMGFQKDAVIRTRKRISKDKSLIGFVGGPWTLFCYATQGKHDGNLILPKVSAELREGFYEKILALLKENIRLQLEGGAEIVMIFDTAAGDASPVFFQEAILPTIKVLVEAFPGKIGYYAKNLAPGSLQSLREISGLIGFGMDHRTDIVGFLGNGSHFVQGNFDQALLFMEPGEFKKYLNRWIRPFLDLAPEKRAGWVCGLGHGVLPKTPEANIRTFVSTIREAFV; translated from the coding sequence ATGTCTAATACTAGATTCCAAGCCGCACTTAAATTAGAACCTCAGGCTACTCCTCCTATCTGGATGATGCGCCAGGCGGGCCGTTATCATTGGCATTACCAAAATTTAAGAAAAAAACATTCTTTCGAAGAATTATGTAAGGTTCCCGAACTTGCTGCTGAAGTAGCTTTTGGTCCTGTAGATGACTTTGATTTTGATACTGCAATTTTATTTTCTGATATTCTTTTTCCTTTAGAAGCATTCGGAATGGGTTTACGTTTCGGAGATGAAGGTCCAAAACTAGGTTGGCATCTTTCTGTATTAGAAGATCTGAATAAGTTTTATCCTTTGGAGCAAGCTGTGGAATTTATGGGATTTCAAAAGGACGCAGTCATCCGCACGAGAAAAAGAATCTCTAAAGATAAATCCTTGATCGGATTTGTGGGAGGACCTTGGACCCTATTTTGTTATGCTACCCAAGGAAAACATGATGGAAATTTAATACTTCCTAAAGTTTCTGCAGAGTTGCGAGAAGGTTTTTACGAGAAAATCCTGGCATTATTGAAAGAAAATATACGCTTACAATTGGAAGGTGGTGCGGAGATTGTAATGATCTTTGATACCGCAGCTGGAGATGCTTCTCCTGTATTCTTCCAAGAAGCGATCTTACCTACCATCAAAGTTTTGGTAGAAGCATTTCCTGGCAAAATTGGTTATTATGCTAAAAATCTTGCCCCAGGTTCCTTGCAATCTCTTAGGGAAATTTCTGGTCTGATTGGATTCGGGATGGATCATAGAACAGACATAGTTGGCTTTTTAGGGAATGGCTCCCATTTTGTTCAGGGAAATTTTGATCAGGCGTTATTGTTCATGGAGCCCGGAGAATTTAAGAAATATTTAAATCGTTGGATCAGACCGTTTTTAGATCTGGCCCCAGAAAAAAGAGCAGGATGGGTTTGTGGCTTGGGGCATGGAGTTCTGCCAAAAACCCCTGAAGCGAATATTAGAACTTTCGTAAGTACTATACGTGAGGCATTCGTATGA
- the hemN gene encoding oxygen-independent coproporphyrinogen III oxidase produces the protein MSSRSDLIRKYDVPAPRYTSYPTVPYWEDNPTREEWIDALRRRLVPDDSSVALYLHIPFCETLCSFCGCNTSITKNHSVEDPYVETVLQEFRKYQEELPELTKRELRELHLGGGSPTYLSESNLESLLKPILDSWNVSDSPEFSLEVDPRRTRLSQLEVLAKYGFTRISLGVQDFDPEVQRLVNRIQPYDLTAAITHGSRKLGYHSVNFDLIYGLPRQTKESMKETIRKTLELRPDRIAFYSYAHVPWIKAAQRLFTEDDLPKGEEKRELYEIGRELFLSAGYKEIGMDHFALESDSLYAAYQNGNLHRNFMGYTTKSTDLLLGLGVSAISDSWDCFYQNEKILKKYQRKISENGQAILRGHKLNSEDLVQRELILKLSTLGKVEVPDPIFEEVRLYLASMEDDNLIEWKGKTLVLTDQGKPFLRNACTGLDMRLRRKSPETKVFSQSI, from the coding sequence ATGAGTTCCAGATCCGATCTAATTCGAAAATATGATGTTCCGGCGCCTAGATATACTAGTTATCCTACTGTGCCTTATTGGGAAGACAATCCTACTCGAGAAGAGTGGATAGATGCGCTTCGCAGAAGGTTGGTCCCTGACGATTCTTCTGTAGCATTATACCTTCATATTCCATTTTGTGAGACTCTTTGTTCTTTCTGTGGATGTAATACTTCTATCACTAAAAACCATTCTGTAGAAGATCCTTACGTAGAAACAGTTCTGCAAGAATTCAGAAAATACCAAGAAGAACTTCCGGAGCTTACTAAACGTGAGCTAAGAGAATTACATTTGGGTGGTGGATCCCCTACTTATCTTTCGGAATCTAATTTGGAAAGTTTATTAAAACCAATTTTAGATTCTTGGAATGTATCTGATTCTCCTGAATTTTCTTTAGAAGTAGATCCAAGAAGAACTAGGCTTTCTCAACTAGAAGTTTTAGCAAAATATGGATTTACAAGGATTAGTCTAGGAGTCCAAGACTTCGATCCAGAAGTGCAAAGATTGGTGAATCGTATTCAACCTTATGATTTGACCGCAGCAATCACTCACGGATCTCGCAAATTGGGATATCATTCTGTAAATTTTGATCTGATCTATGGACTTCCTAGACAAACCAAAGAAAGTATGAAAGAAACAATTCGGAAAACTTTGGAGCTTAGGCCGGATCGTATCGCATTCTATAGTTATGCTCATGTGCCTTGGATTAAGGCTGCGCAGAGATTATTTACTGAAGATGATCTTCCTAAAGGAGAAGAGAAAAGAGAACTCTATGAGATTGGAAGGGAACTTTTCTTAAGCGCAGGATATAAAGAAATTGGAATGGACCATTTTGCTTTAGAGTCTGATTCCTTATATGCCGCTTATCAAAACGGAAATCTTCACCGAAATTTTATGGGTTATACTACCAAGTCCACTGACCTACTTTTAGGTTTAGGTGTGTCTGCAATTTCGGATAGTTGGGATTGTTTTTATCAGAACGAAAAGATTCTGAAAAAATACCAAAGAAAAATTTCGGAAAATGGGCAGGCAATACTCAGGGGACATAAATTAAATTCTGAAGATTTGGTCCAAAGAGAACTCATTCTAAAACTTTCTACTTTGGGAAAAGTAGAAGTTCCGGATCCGATTTTTGAAGAGGTTCGCCTCTATTTGGCCAGCATGGAAGACGATAATTTAATAGAATGGAAAGGAAAAACCCTTGTTTTAACAGACCAGGGAAAACCTTTCTTAAGGAATGCATGTACGGGTTTGGACATGCGTTTGAGAAGAAAAAGTCCTGAAACCAAGGTGTTTTCTCAGTCTATTTGA
- a CDS encoding LA_0442/LA_0875 N-terminal domain-containing protein gives MLSLHLKKIISILLIVFAPVGIFPVTLLLREGGKVKGDIITQNQHSVLLQTESGKRKVDKDLILKILFQDINDDEEEKIRKEEEDKLASDKKEQEDKEAAQRKLEEDKQKEEDLKKQAAAEEEARRLEELRKQEAKRPLNALWRSAAVPGWGQYYTDRKFQSLLYPTLFAAAAFVAYDKFRVYRTSVKEYGDLGNPYTRESLTLAALGQAQAAATPSLSPIDAYLANQSSQVQLKREEADKNFREYQGALYVLGGIYILNLIDSYIFANSVKSVVQFSDGQSKGMVISAMPSSVGAGSGFSSSGNFSGMETKYTMGYRFDF, from the coding sequence ATGTTATCTTTGCATTTAAAAAAAATTATTTCGATCCTATTGATCGTTTTTGCTCCTGTGGGAATTTTCCCTGTTACCCTTCTGTTGAGAGAAGGCGGAAAGGTAAAAGGAGATATCATTACTCAAAATCAACATTCTGTTCTTCTTCAAACTGAATCAGGAAAACGTAAAGTAGATAAAGACCTGATCCTTAAGATACTTTTCCAAGATATAAATGACGACGAAGAGGAAAAGATCCGCAAGGAAGAAGAGGATAAGCTCGCTTCTGACAAAAAAGAACAAGAAGATAAAGAAGCTGCCCAGAGAAAACTGGAAGAAGATAAACAAAAAGAAGAAGATCTGAAAAAACAAGCAGCAGCCGAAGAAGAAGCGCGCCGCTTAGAAGAACTTCGTAAACAAGAAGCTAAACGTCCTTTAAATGCGCTCTGGAGATCAGCAGCTGTACCTGGCTGGGGACAATATTATACTGATAGAAAGTTTCAATCACTTCTCTACCCTACCCTATTTGCTGCGGCCGCATTTGTTGCTTATGATAAATTCAGAGTGTACAGAACTTCCGTAAAAGAATACGGAGACTTGGGAAATCCCTATACAAGAGAAAGTTTGACACTTGCAGCGTTAGGCCAAGCCCAAGCTGCGGCTACGCCGTCTTTATCTCCAATTGATGCTTATTTAGCGAACCAATCTAGCCAGGTTCAGCTAAAAAGAGAAGAAGCAGATAAAAATTTCAGAGAATACCAAGGCGCCTTATATGTGTTAGGCGGGATTTATATTCTGAACCTGATCGATTCTTATATTTTTGCAAATTCTGTCAAATCGGTAGTCCAGTTTTCAGATGGTCAAAGCAAGGGGATGGTAATCTCAGCTATGCCTTCTAGTGTTGGAGCGGGAAGTGGATTTTCCAGTAGCGGAAACTTCTCTGGAATGGAAACCAAATATACAATGGGTTACAGATTCGATTTCTGA
- the hemG gene encoding protoporphyrinogen oxidase: MAKWVPDHIVIGAGFTGLLHAFLSLEKGESVLVLEKKESTGGLIRSVRTEYGIVETAANGIINCWELESLSSRLGLDILFSNPSSKKRYIFSDGKMKRMPLSVFEIISLAFSALTVPAQPLPGESIYQWGKRVLGEKTMSKVLEPALGGIYAGDLDAMSAELVLGKFLPEQAPLWKNILHLRNSRKDKPKLLPGRRGTVSFRGGLGTLLGALEARVSSQGKIKYNQDITSLKELRASYPKSKITIATSLGTALKLLKSEFKEFKSYQGMLDTLPIVSVTRFGKDSILNGKKGFGVLFPKDHKSFSSELGIRSRGILFNDFIFSGRTSDGIHSETFIMGGAGDREISSKTEEEIISVVEEDRKKLFSESGIPLNHYVTVWKDALPVYGPQLHAFNRDLDRILPPEVKVEGNFRSGIGLKSILERAFSLYNPDLSV, from the coding sequence GTGGCGAAATGGGTTCCGGATCATATAGTAATCGGCGCAGGTTTTACTGGCCTTCTGCATGCATTCCTTTCTTTAGAGAAGGGTGAGTCCGTATTAGTACTGGAAAAAAAAGAAAGTACTGGGGGATTGATCCGATCTGTGCGAACGGAATACGGTATTGTAGAGACCGCGGCTAACGGAATTATAAATTGTTGGGAGTTGGAAAGTCTCTCTTCACGTTTAGGATTGGATATCCTATTCTCAAATCCTTCATCTAAAAAACGTTATATATTTTCTGATGGAAAGATGAAAAGAATGCCTCTTTCCGTTTTCGAAATAATTTCTCTCGCTTTCTCCGCATTGACTGTGCCCGCGCAACCTCTCCCAGGTGAATCCATTTATCAATGGGGTAAAAGGGTATTGGGCGAAAAAACCATGAGCAAAGTATTGGAACCTGCATTAGGCGGGATCTATGCGGGCGATTTGGACGCAATGTCCGCTGAGCTTGTCCTCGGAAAATTTTTGCCGGAGCAAGCGCCTCTTTGGAAAAACATTCTTCATCTTCGAAATTCCAGAAAAGATAAACCGAAACTTCTTCCAGGAAGAAGAGGAACCGTAAGTTTTAGAGGCGGCCTAGGAACTTTACTTGGTGCCCTTGAGGCAAGAGTGTCTTCTCAGGGAAAGATCAAGTATAATCAAGATATTACCAGTTTAAAAGAACTGAGAGCGAGTTATCCAAAATCCAAGATCACTATTGCGACTAGTCTTGGAACTGCATTAAAACTTCTGAAATCGGAATTTAAGGAATTCAAGTCCTACCAAGGTATGTTGGACACTTTGCCCATCGTAAGTGTGACTCGTTTCGGAAAAGATTCCATCTTGAATGGCAAAAAAGGATTCGGAGTATTATTCCCGAAAGATCATAAAAGTTTTTCTTCCGAATTAGGAATTAGATCCAGAGGGATTTTATTTAACGATTTTATATTTTCCGGTAGGACCTCCGACGGAATCCATTCAGAAACATTTATTATGGGTGGTGCAGGAGACAGGGAAATTTCCTCCAAAACGGAAGAAGAGATCATCTCAGTAGTGGAAGAAGATCGTAAAAAATTATTCTCCGAAAGTGGAATTCCTTTAAATCACTATGTGACTGTTTGGAAAGATGCACTCCCTGTATACGGGCCGCAACTTCACGCATTCAATCGTGATTTGGATAGAATTCTGCCTCCGGAAGTCAAGGTAGAAGGTAATTTTAGAAGCGGGATCGGTTTAAAATCCATTTTAGAACGGGCCTTCTCGCTTTATAACCCGGATCTTTCCGTCTGA
- a CDS encoding polyketide cyclase, with protein sequence MLKTKNTKHISVTIPVSQNTAYEYLSEPKNFPEWASGLCKSISPLENGEWSIDSPMGKLTAKFTDKNPYGILDHYVIFSPENISYNPLRIIQNGEGSELIFTLFQTEGMTPEKFEEDSNWIKKDLEELKGILINKFVR encoded by the coding sequence ATGCTTAAGACAAAAAATACAAAACATATTAGCGTTACAATTCCCGTTTCTCAAAATACAGCTTACGAATATCTTTCAGAGCCTAAAAATTTTCCAGAATGGGCTTCCGGTTTGTGTAAATCAATTTCTCCCTTAGAAAACGGAGAATGGTCCATTGACTCTCCTATGGGCAAACTTACCGCAAAATTCACTGATAAAAACCCATATGGGATCTTGGATCATTATGTGATCTTCAGTCCTGAAAATATTTCTTATAATCCACTCAGGATCATTCAGAACGGGGAGGGGAGTGAACTAATTTTTACATTATTCCAAACGGAAGGAATGACTCCCGAAAAATTCGAAGAGGATTCCAACTGGATCAAAAAAGATCTGGAAGAACTTAAAGGAATTTTAATAAATAAATTTGTCCGCTGA
- a CDS encoding RNA polymerase sigma factor translates to MQSSEILPHLFRNEYTKIVSVLSKHIGFERLEIAEEIASETFLTATEAWGIKGNPENPTAWLYAVAKNKAKNYLQRNSVFKNKILPELTKSQSESLESEIDLSPENIYDSQLRMMFVVCHPSISSEAQVGLSLRILCGFGIEEIADAFLTNKETINKRLFRAKEKLREEKITIQLPAPEEIEDRLDSVLSTIYLLFNEGYHSISQNKTLRKDLCLEAIRLCSMLVENQITDKPKVYALLSLMCFHTSRFEARQDQNGEQILYQDQDTALWNYDLIKKGEIFLTKATGGTKLTKYHLEAGIAYWHTQKEDTKEKWENILQLYNRLLQLQYSPIAALNRTYALSKANEKEEAIIEAEKLNLKENHFYFALLGELYLDIDNSKSEENFRKAYSLAKTSHDKISIQKKIDQFPK, encoded by the coding sequence ATGCAAAGCTCGGAAATATTACCCCATTTATTCAGGAATGAATACACTAAAATTGTTTCCGTTCTTTCCAAACATATAGGTTTCGAAAGGCTGGAAATTGCAGAAGAAATCGCAAGTGAGACATTCTTAACTGCAACTGAAGCCTGGGGAATCAAGGGAAATCCCGAAAATCCCACTGCCTGGCTTTATGCCGTAGCAAAGAATAAGGCCAAAAATTATCTTCAAAGAAACTCAGTTTTTAAGAACAAAATCCTTCCTGAGCTCACAAAATCTCAATCAGAGTCTTTAGAATCTGAAATAGATCTTTCCCCTGAAAATATATACGATAGCCAACTCAGAATGATGTTCGTAGTATGCCACCCTTCTATTTCTTCAGAAGCACAAGTTGGACTTTCTCTCAGGATTTTATGTGGATTCGGAATAGAAGAGATAGCCGATGCCTTCTTAACCAATAAAGAAACGATAAATAAAAGATTGTTTAGAGCTAAAGAAAAATTAAGAGAAGAAAAGATCACAATCCAACTTCCAGCACCGGAAGAGATAGAAGATCGATTGGATTCTGTACTTTCTACAATATATCTATTGTTTAACGAAGGATATCATTCCATCAGCCAAAACAAAACTTTACGTAAAGATCTTTGTTTAGAAGCAATCCGTCTCTGTAGCATGCTTGTAGAAAATCAGATCACTGATAAACCTAAAGTATATGCACTTCTATCATTAATGTGTTTTCATACTTCCAGATTCGAAGCAAGGCAGGATCAAAATGGAGAACAGATCTTATACCAAGACCAGGACACGGCTCTTTGGAATTATGATCTGATCAAAAAGGGAGAAATTTTTCTAACCAAAGCAACCGGCGGAACAAAACTCACAAAATATCATTTGGAAGCAGGAATTGCATACTGGCATACCCAAAAGGAAGATACGAAAGAAAAATGGGAAAATATTTTGCAGTTATACAATCGTCTACTTCAATTACAATATTCTCCTATTGCTGCTTTGAATAGAACATATGCACTTTCTAAAGCAAATGAAAAAGAAGAAGCAATCATAGAAGCGGAAAAACTAAACCTAAAAGAAAATCATTTTTACTTTGCTCTTTTGGGAGAATTGTATTTAGATATAGATAATTCAAAGTCAGAAGAAAATTTTCGCAAAGCATATTCACTTGCAAAAACTTCTCATGATAAGATCAGTATCCAGAAAAAAATAGACCAATTCCCAAAGTAA
- a CDS encoding YciI family protein encodes MDEYLILMRLDLITKDAQPSPEQMQVYMKMYQDWVGGIAAQNKFVGGTGLSTEGKVIKSGQIITDGPFAETKESIAGFITIKAENFEEATNIAKECPILNGPGNSVEVRKVVGVDKTR; translated from the coding sequence ATGGACGAATATTTAATCTTAATGCGACTGGATCTGATCACAAAGGATGCACAACCTTCTCCTGAACAAATGCAAGTGTACATGAAAATGTATCAGGACTGGGTAGGAGGGATTGCCGCTCAAAATAAATTCGTAGGTGGAACAGGACTATCTACTGAAGGTAAAGTTATAAAATCCGGACAGATCATTACTGACGGTCCTTTTGCAGAAACAAAAGAATCTATAGCTGGTTTTATTACGATCAAGGCCGAAAATTTTGAAGAAGCTACCAATATCGCAAAAGAATGTCCCATCCTAAATGGACCAGGAAACAGTGTAGAAGTGAGAAAAGTTGTAGGCGTAGATAAAACACGTTAA
- the hemH gene encoding ferrochelatase encodes MKNKLLLINLGGPRNAEEIPKFLKDLFEDPLVFDLPLPEFLRIRLARKIAETRAKKVEETYASMGFGGGSPLVSETEKQAEGLKKLLEESGEKWEVKATMCCGYPDIRELPTEWTDPNEGVVILPLFPHFSRSTVLSTAMLMEKKLGYCPASSPLWVRPFSDRKEYLESIRDLILDFFQGKLSEKDFLHIKQEPISDWQNLDIVFSAHGIPLRLIKKGDVYTKDIEENVKALTILLREKGYKGQIHLSYQSRVGPSKWTTPNTLYKIQELGQNGTKRIAVYPISFISDHLETLEEIGVQIRDHALQNGISEYHRIPAPGTYPAFLEALAKFVFEAKHSAQKGGLSHCICKVSGGWDPKKEKVACNCNL; translated from the coding sequence ATGAAAAATAAACTTTTACTAATCAACTTGGGCGGACCTAGAAACGCCGAAGAAATTCCAAAATTTCTAAAAGATCTATTCGAAGATCCTTTGGTATTCGATCTCCCTCTTCCTGAATTTCTAAGGATCAGACTCGCTAGAAAAATCGCAGAGACCAGAGCGAAAAAAGTAGAAGAGACTTATGCTTCCATGGGATTCGGAGGAGGCTCCCCCTTAGTCTCCGAAACTGAAAAACAAGCAGAAGGTTTGAAAAAACTTTTAGAAGAGTCCGGAGAGAAATGGGAAGTCAAGGCCACAATGTGCTGCGGATATCCGGACATAAGAGAACTCCCTACGGAATGGACAGATCCAAATGAGGGAGTTGTAATTCTTCCCCTATTCCCTCATTTTTCCAGATCAACAGTTTTATCCACAGCAATGCTCATGGAAAAAAAATTGGGATACTGCCCTGCTTCCAGTCCTCTTTGGGTAAGACCTTTCTCCGATAGAAAAGAATATTTAGAGTCTATTAGAGATTTGATCCTGGATTTTTTCCAAGGTAAACTTTCCGAAAAAGATTTTTTACATATAAAGCAAGAGCCGATCTCAGACTGGCAAAACCTTGATATAGTATTCAGCGCACACGGGATACCTCTTCGCCTAATTAAAAAAGGCGACGTGTATACGAAAGACATCGAAGAGAATGTAAAAGCCCTTACTATTCTTTTGAGAGAAAAAGGTTATAAAGGACAAATTCATTTATCCTACCAGAGTAGGGTGGGGCCAAGCAAATGGACCACTCCTAATACTCTATATAAGATCCAAGAGTTGGGACAAAATGGAACCAAAAGGATCGCAGTTTATCCGATCAGTTTTATCAGCGATCATTTAGAAACATTAGAAGAGATTGGAGTGCAAATAAGAGATCATGCCCTCCAAAATGGGATCTCGGAATATCATAGAATTCCCGCACCAGGAACATACCCTGCTTTCTTAGAAGCATTGGCAAAATTTGTATTCGAAGCTAAGCATTCTGCGCAGAAAGGTGGGCTTTCACATTGTATATGTAAAGTTTCAGGCGGATGGGATCCGAAGAAGGAAAAGGTTGCCTGCAATTGTAATTTATAA
- a CDS encoding putative porin — protein MKIQIRIITTLFCLFATGPLLAQEPESPKEIRSETKLPGTAAPQTKIQALLSELMTRSSITGLVGENGGQHIFESGTKFPNLSGLKAGSRITYNREFEYGGIGFKHWWETWEINLEYRTTFKNQRTGEGRDEDFLLGSVSREKGTKIDFANASFYDTPYTFTGTQNFADGRGKLKMKDDRIGFLARKYFGGANPDPRKPGSGLYLTGGAYYTYYKYYLYDVMQWIATSPVTYGPIGIGLSYSISTWEVPFGFGYRYSNGTWMYEASLSGNIWYSHFRDYHYQRNLNFIGDSSGFGIETNLGAGYILPSWLFFVKLTEHRLYGEGSFQTQGGLSREDIISNYSGRYRNYLSTKQYSIEFQVSHFL, from the coding sequence ATGAAAATTCAGATTCGAATTATAACCACACTATTCTGCCTATTTGCCACAGGTCCATTGCTTGCACAAGAGCCTGAATCTCCCAAAGAGATAAGATCCGAAACAAAACTTCCAGGAACCGCGGCGCCCCAAACCAAAATTCAGGCCCTTCTATCCGAGCTAATGACCAGAAGTTCCATCACAGGACTTGTGGGGGAAAATGGAGGCCAACATATTTTTGAATCGGGCACAAAGTTCCCTAATCTATCCGGGCTAAAAGCGGGATCAAGGATCACTTACAACAGAGAGTTCGAATATGGTGGGATCGGTTTCAAACATTGGTGGGAAACTTGGGAGATCAACCTGGAATACAGGACAACTTTTAAGAACCAAAGAACCGGAGAGGGGAGGGACGAGGACTTTCTTCTTGGTAGCGTAAGCAGAGAAAAGGGGACAAAGATCGATTTCGCAAACGCAAGTTTTTACGATACTCCTTATACATTTACAGGGACTCAAAACTTTGCGGATGGAAGAGGAAAACTGAAAATGAAAGACGATCGGATAGGATTTCTTGCCAGAAAATATTTTGGCGGAGCAAATCCAGATCCAAGAAAACCAGGATCTGGTCTTTATCTTACCGGCGGAGCTTATTATACTTATTATAAATATTATCTATACGATGTGATGCAATGGATCGCGACCTCACCAGTGACTTATGGTCCGATCGGAATTGGACTTAGTTATTCAATCTCCACTTGGGAGGTTCCATTCGGATTCGGCTATAGATATTCCAATGGAACTTGGATGTACGAAGCAAGTCTTTCCGGAAATATTTGGTATTCACATTTCAGGGATTATCATTACCAAAGAAATTTGAATTTTATCGGAGATTCTTCCGGGTTCGGAATAGAGACAAATTTAGGAGCAGGTTATATACTACCCTCTTGGTTATTTTTCGTAAAATTAACTGAGCATAGATTATACGGAGAAGGAAGTTTCCAAACCCAAGGTGGTCTGAGTAGAGAGGACATTATTTCAAATTATTCAGGAAGATACAGAAATTATCTGAGTACAAAACAATATTCCATCGAATTTCAAGTGAGCCATTTTTTATGA